One Nostocoides sp. HKS02 genomic window carries:
- the menE gene encoding o-succinylbenzoate--CoA ligase, whose amino-acid sequence MLRRALDGEFAALPYAAGSAAPPLPDRISPDDGTALVVGTSGSTGTPKLAMLPASALRASADATHERLGGPGTWLLAMPPHHIAGVQVMLRCIAADTQPAFVDLTSGFRPAAFAEAVTALPGDRRYTALVPTQLVRVLADDHATRAAATLDAVLVGGAASSPTLLTHARDAGITVVTTYGMSETAGGCVYDGVPLRPSRVSTAPDGRLHLGGATLASGYLGQPDLSAAVFVTDADGLRWFRTDDAGHQDADGRWRVDGRLDDLITTGGLKVSPRLVEEALLEHLDAVEEVVVVGTPDPEWGELVAAAVTVRAGAAAPTASDARTVLRGILPDHALPRRLVVLEVLPLRGPGKPDRRALREALATHDTMEP is encoded by the coding sequence CTGCTCCGACGAGCCCTCGACGGCGAGTTCGCCGCTCTCCCGTATGCCGCGGGCAGCGCGGCCCCGCCACTCCCCGACAGAATCTCCCCTGACGACGGCACGGCCCTGGTCGTCGGCACGTCGGGCTCGACCGGCACACCGAAGCTGGCGATGCTGCCGGCCAGCGCACTGCGCGCGAGCGCCGACGCCACCCATGAGCGGCTGGGTGGGCCCGGAACCTGGCTGCTCGCGATGCCGCCGCACCACATCGCCGGAGTCCAGGTGATGCTGCGCTGCATCGCCGCCGACACCCAGCCCGCCTTCGTCGATCTCACCTCGGGCTTCCGGCCAGCGGCCTTCGCCGAGGCCGTGACGGCCCTGCCGGGCGACCGCCGCTACACAGCGCTCGTCCCCACGCAGCTCGTCCGGGTGCTGGCCGACGACCACGCGACCCGTGCGGCCGCGACCCTCGACGCGGTCCTCGTCGGTGGCGCGGCCAGCAGCCCCACTCTCCTCACCCACGCCCGCGACGCCGGGATCACGGTGGTCACGACCTACGGCATGAGCGAAACGGCAGGTGGCTGCGTCTACGACGGGGTGCCGCTGCGACCCAGCCGGGTGAGCACTGCCCCGGACGGGCGGCTGCACCTGGGTGGCGCGACCCTGGCCAGCGGCTACCTCGGCCAGCCCGACCTCAGCGCAGCGGTGTTCGTCACCGACGCCGACGGGCTGCGGTGGTTCCGCACCGACGACGCCGGACACCAGGACGCCGACGGGCGTTGGCGGGTCGATGGCCGTCTCGACGACCTGATCACCACGGGCGGACTCAAGGTCTCACCCCGGCTCGTCGAGGAGGCGCTGCTCGAGCACCTTGACGCCGTCGAGGAGGTGGTCGTGGTGGGGACCCCTGACCCCGAGTGGGGTGAGCTGGTCGCCGCCGCAGTGACGGTGCGGGCCGGTGCCGCGGCACCCACGGCGAGCGACGCACGGACGGTGCTGCGCGGCATACTGCCTGATCACGCGCTGCCTCGACGTCTCGTGGTCCTCGAGGTCCTGCCGTTGCGCGGCCCTGGCAAGCCGGACCGAAGGGCGCTCCGCGAGGCCTT
- a CDS encoding VOC family protein: MALRWYTVVVDSHDVASLARWWAETLDFQIVYEAQGEVTIIPKHMSVDPIEDGQTWMQQAQGLVFVPVPEGKTVKNRLHIDLAPHASQDRDAEIAALLERGATLADVGQGDDVGWTVLRDPEGNEFCVLSARTR, from the coding sequence ATGGCGCTGCGCTGGTACACCGTGGTCGTTGACTCCCACGACGTCGCCTCCTTGGCGCGGTGGTGGGCGGAGACGCTGGACTTCCAGATCGTCTACGAGGCGCAGGGCGAGGTCACGATCATCCCCAAGCACATGTCGGTCGACCCCATCGAGGACGGCCAGACCTGGATGCAGCAGGCCCAGGGGCTGGTCTTCGTGCCGGTCCCCGAGGGCAAGACGGTCAAGAACCGGCTCCACATCGACCTGGCTCCCCATGCCAGCCAGGACCGCGACGCCGAGATCGCCGCACTGCTGGAGCGAGGGGCGACCCTGGCCGACGTGGGTCAGGGCGATGACGTCGGGTGGACCGTGTTGCGCGACCCCGAGGGCAACGAGTTCTGCGTGCTGTCCGCGCGCACCCGCTGA
- a CDS encoding Type 1 glutamine amidotransferase-like domain-containing protein codes for MRTVLLGPQRFMTTAGTALRSLGVEGPVATINAGWEEREDVVDELDQVIGGEARHLRLHHRMFDVIEKDPAFASAAMTFRDRHDALLSLYRLRLQHALDGVYAVQRRVREAQAAAYGALDDAIEVVRHVDNWYAGQLKTLYAELDAASPIDASGVIGWHRGEIAALLGESAAVVLTGGHVGTLLRALRLFAIEIPDELPVVAWSAGAMALTERVVLFHDFGPQGASEAEVFDRGLGRVKGLVVLPHARRRLRLDDRDRCAVMARRFTDQHCVLLDDGTALELDDAGGLPSGARILGIDGAIHDLSETLR; via the coding sequence ATGCGCACTGTCCTCCTCGGGCCACAACGCTTCATGACCACGGCCGGCACTGCGCTGCGCTCGCTGGGCGTCGAGGGTCCCGTCGCGACCATCAACGCCGGGTGGGAGGAGCGTGAGGATGTCGTCGACGAGCTCGACCAGGTGATCGGCGGCGAGGCGCGTCACCTCCGCCTCCACCACCGGATGTTCGACGTGATCGAGAAGGACCCTGCATTCGCTTCTGCCGCAATGACTTTCCGTGACCGTCACGACGCCTTGCTGTCGCTGTACCGGCTGCGACTCCAGCACGCCCTGGACGGGGTGTATGCCGTGCAGCGGCGCGTGCGCGAGGCGCAGGCCGCGGCATACGGGGCCCTGGACGACGCGATCGAGGTCGTCCGGCACGTCGACAACTGGTATGCCGGCCAGCTCAAGACGCTCTACGCCGAGCTGGACGCGGCGTCCCCCATCGATGCGAGCGGCGTCATCGGCTGGCACCGTGGCGAGATCGCCGCCTTGTTGGGGGAGTCTGCGGCGGTGGTCCTCACCGGGGGGCATGTCGGCACGCTGCTCCGGGCGCTGCGGCTGTTCGCGATCGAGATCCCCGACGAGCTGCCGGTGGTCGCGTGGTCGGCGGGTGCGATGGCCCTCACCGAGCGGGTCGTGCTGTTCCACGACTTCGGGCCCCAGGGCGCGAGTGAGGCCGAGGTGTTCGACCGGGGGCTGGGGCGAGTGAAGGGCCTGGTCGTGCTGCCGCACGCGCGCCGGCGGCTGCGGCTCGATGACCGTGACCGGTGTGCCGTCATGGCCCGCAGGTTCACCGACCAGCACTGCGTCCTGCTCGACGACGGCACCGCGCTCGAGCTCGACGACGCAGGCGGACTGCCTTCTGGCGCAAGGATCCTCGGCATCGACGGCGCCATCCACGACCTCAGCGAGACGCTGCGATGA
- a CDS encoding M20/M25/M40 family metallo-hydrolase encodes MSASLTERLAEAVDAGMPRARDDLARLVALRSVANAAIEPASECRAAATLVGELFSEAGVDGIHAHPTPDGSLAVVGRSGGPSGAPRVLLYSHYDVVPVGDPGTWSSPPWELTERGGRWYGRGSADCKGNLVASLLALRAVREVTGGWPVEVAVVCEGSEEQSSGGLEALLRAEPELAQCDVVVIADTGNVEAGLPTLTTSLRGTGSVLMTVRTMERPAHSGMFGGAAPDALQALLTALASLRGPDGETTVDGLEHGGSWMGEPCDPNRFREDAALLPGVEPLTGNGALGDLLWARPAATVLAIDAPPVAQVTAAVQGEARAVVNLRVPAGTDAKAAQDLLIAHLRAHTPFGAQVEIRAVSLGQGFQARTDGPAYAAMRRAMRTAFGRDAVTTGQGGSIPLATTFAELVPGAEIMLLGVEEPASRIHAPDESVDPEELRRTALAQALFLVELGGSTLA; translated from the coding sequence GTGAGCGCATCCCTCACGGAGCGGCTCGCCGAGGCGGTCGATGCCGGTATGCCGCGTGCCCGCGACGACCTCGCGCGGCTCGTGGCGCTGCGCTCGGTGGCGAACGCAGCCATCGAGCCAGCGTCCGAGTGCCGGGCCGCCGCCACGCTGGTGGGTGAGCTGTTCTCCGAGGCCGGCGTCGACGGCATACACGCGCATCCGACCCCGGACGGGTCGTTGGCGGTGGTCGGTCGCTCCGGCGGGCCGAGCGGTGCGCCGCGGGTCCTGCTCTACTCGCACTACGACGTCGTGCCGGTGGGGGATCCTGGAACCTGGAGCAGCCCGCCGTGGGAGCTCACCGAGCGTGGGGGCCGTTGGTACGGCAGGGGATCCGCGGACTGCAAGGGAAACCTGGTCGCCAGCCTGCTCGCCTTGCGAGCAGTGCGTGAGGTCACGGGTGGCTGGCCGGTCGAGGTCGCCGTCGTCTGCGAGGGTTCCGAGGAACAGTCGAGCGGCGGTCTGGAGGCGCTCCTGCGGGCCGAGCCGGAACTCGCTCAGTGCGACGTCGTGGTCATCGCCGACACGGGCAACGTCGAGGCCGGCCTGCCGACCCTGACGACGTCGCTGCGGGGCACCGGCAGCGTGCTGATGACGGTGCGGACCATGGAGCGTCCCGCGCATTCGGGCATGTTCGGCGGCGCCGCGCCCGATGCGCTCCAGGCGCTGCTGACGGCCCTGGCCAGCCTGCGCGGCCCGGACGGCGAGACGACCGTGGACGGCCTGGAGCATGGTGGCTCGTGGATGGGCGAGCCCTGTGACCCCAACCGCTTTCGCGAGGATGCCGCCTTGCTGCCGGGGGTCGAACCGCTCACCGGCAACGGCGCCCTGGGCGACCTGTTGTGGGCCCGACCCGCGGCCACCGTCCTGGCCATCGACGCACCTCCGGTCGCCCAGGTGACCGCGGCGGTGCAGGGCGAGGCGCGGGCGGTGGTCAACCTCCGGGTGCCCGCTGGCACCGATGCGAAGGCCGCGCAGGACTTGCTCATCGCCCACCTGCGCGCGCACACGCCGTTCGGCGCCCAGGTCGAGATCCGCGCCGTGTCCCTGGGGCAGGGTTTCCAGGCCCGCACCGACGGCCCTGCCTATGCCGCCATGCGCAGAGCGATGCGGACAGCGTTCGGACGCGACGCGGTGACCACCGGCCAAGGCGGGTCCATCCCCCTGGCCACGACGTTCGCCGAGCTCGTCCCCGGGGCGGAGATCATGCTGCTCGGCGTGGAGGAGCCGGCCTCTCGGATCCACGCCCCCGACGAGAGTGTCGACCCGGAGGAGCTGCGCAGGACCGCCCTGGCGCAGGCGTTGTTCCTGGTCGAGCTCGGTGGCTCGACGCTGGCCTAG
- a CDS encoding 1,4-dihydroxy-2-naphthoyl-CoA synthase — MARLAQVSALPAVSETFDPQAWEVVEGFEFTDITYHRAREVGAVRIAFDRPEVLNAFRPHTVDELYRALDHARRTPDVGVVLLTGNGPGPVGSGSAGNWAFCSGGDQRIRGRSGYQYAAGDTADTVDERRVKAEGGRLHILEVQRLIRMMPKVVIAVVNGWAAGGGHSLHVVCDLTMASREHARFKQTDADVGSFDGGYGSAYLAKMVGQKFAREIFFLGRTYSAEDMHRMGAVNLVSDHAALEADALDVAREIMGKSPQAQRMLKFAFNLLDDGLMGQQVFAGEATRLAYMTDEALEGRDQFLEKREPDWSPYPWYF, encoded by the coding sequence ATGGCTAGGCTCGCGCAGGTGAGCGCACTCCCCGCTGTCAGCGAGACCTTCGACCCGCAGGCCTGGGAGGTGGTCGAGGGATTCGAGTTCACCGACATCACCTACCACCGGGCCCGCGAGGTGGGTGCGGTGCGCATCGCGTTCGACCGGCCCGAGGTGCTCAACGCGTTTCGGCCGCACACGGTGGACGAGCTGTACCGCGCGCTCGACCACGCTCGCCGCACGCCCGACGTCGGCGTCGTCCTGCTCACCGGGAACGGACCGGGCCCGGTCGGCAGCGGCAGTGCTGGCAACTGGGCGTTCTGCTCCGGGGGCGACCAGCGGATCCGTGGCCGGTCGGGTTACCAGTACGCCGCCGGCGACACCGCCGACACCGTCGACGAACGCCGGGTCAAGGCTGAGGGCGGACGGCTGCACATCCTCGAGGTCCAGCGGCTCATCCGCATGATGCCCAAGGTCGTCATCGCCGTCGTCAACGGCTGGGCTGCTGGCGGTGGACACTCCCTGCACGTCGTCTGCGACCTCACCATGGCCAGCCGGGAGCATGCGCGCTTCAAGCAGACCGATGCGGACGTGGGGTCGTTCGACGGGGGGTACGGCTCGGCATACCTTGCCAAGATGGTCGGGCAGAAGTTCGCCCGCGAGATCTTCTTCCTCGGCCGGACGTACTCGGCGGAGGACATGCACCGGATGGGGGCGGTGAACCTCGTCAGCGACCACGCGGCGCTCGAGGCGGATGCGCTGGACGTCGCCCGCGAGATCATGGGCAAGAGCCCGCAGGCGCAGCGGATGCTCAAGTTCGCCTTCAACCTGCTCGATGACGGACTCATGGGGCAGCAGGTGTTCGCCGGTGAGGCCACCCGGCTGGCCTACATGACCGACGAGGCGCTCGAGGGACGCGACCAGTTCCTCGAGAAGCGGGAGCCGGACTGGTCGCCGTACCCCTGGTACTTCTGA
- a CDS encoding DUF6318 family protein, protein MPVRSRTVTLVALVVAVMGSGACSEQPPANQGPQPTTTATTTTATTASSPPATPISATTTAAPVTLPPEATKHTTEGAQAFAAWFIKEADLALVTADASRLTTLTESQCKGCKVFVGWADGLHGEGRHHERPSLSIHRQIVRPESSPDRYVADLLIDEQAVSVLDSLGRVVGSEPSQKVTLRTTVSWHGSCWLVTEALLVKR, encoded by the coding sequence ATGCCTGTCAGGTCAAGAACAGTCACGCTGGTCGCGCTGGTTGTCGCGGTGATGGGGTCCGGCGCGTGTAGCGAGCAACCGCCCGCCAACCAGGGCCCGCAGCCGACCACCACGGCGACGACGACCACCGCGACCACCGCGAGCTCGCCGCCGGCCACACCCATCAGCGCCACCACAACAGCGGCGCCTGTCACGCTCCCACCCGAAGCGACCAAGCACACCACGGAAGGCGCCCAAGCCTTCGCGGCGTGGTTCATCAAAGAGGCGGATCTCGCCCTGGTGACTGCGGACGCATCGCGCCTGACCACGTTGACAGAGTCGCAATGCAAAGGGTGCAAGGTCTTTGTGGGCTGGGCAGACGGCCTTCATGGCGAGGGCCGGCATCACGAACGTCCGTCCCTATCGATCCACAGACAGATCGTGCGTCCGGAATCGAGCCCCGATCGCTACGTGGCCGATCTGCTCATAGACGAGCAGGCGGTCAGCGTCCTTGACAGCCTCGGGCGAGTGGTCGGGTCAGAACCGAGTCAAAAGGTGACTTTGCGAACCACCGTGTCATGGCATGGATCCTGCTGGTTGGTGACCGAAGCATTGTTGGTGAAGCGCTGA
- a CDS encoding esterase family protein, whose protein sequence is MKVTERWWSDRMGQDLTLVRWGHYGVPVLLFPTAGGDAEEVERHHLVGHLAPMVEAGRIKVYSCDSAAGRAMAGNAGSTDYRRWLFNAYHQAVAEEVMPAIHADSSPQPAIVAGASIGAFNSVAMLCRYPHLFGAAVGMSGTYDVEQFIGGPTTDDWYFSSPLHFLPGLEGPALELLRTRYVILASGSGRWEDVGESWAMARALGDKGIPNRVDDWGDRYDHDWPTWWEMLPLYLDDLVP, encoded by the coding sequence GTGAAGGTCACCGAACGCTGGTGGTCCGACCGGATGGGCCAGGACCTGACCCTGGTCCGGTGGGGCCACTACGGCGTGCCGGTCCTGCTCTTTCCCACTGCCGGCGGTGACGCCGAGGAGGTCGAGCGACACCACCTCGTGGGTCACCTCGCGCCGATGGTGGAGGCCGGGCGGATCAAGGTGTACTCCTGCGACAGCGCGGCCGGTCGCGCGATGGCGGGCAACGCGGGGTCCACGGACTACCGCCGCTGGCTGTTCAACGCCTACCACCAGGCTGTCGCCGAGGAGGTCATGCCGGCCATCCACGCCGACTCCTCGCCGCAGCCTGCCATCGTCGCGGGTGCGTCGATCGGCGCGTTCAACTCGGTCGCGATGCTGTGCCGCTACCCGCACCTCTTCGGTGCCGCCGTGGGCATGAGCGGCACGTACGACGTCGAGCAGTTCATCGGCGGCCCCACCACCGATGACTGGTACTTCTCCTCTCCACTGCACTTCCTCCCGGGCCTCGAGGGCCCGGCGCTCGAGCTCCTGCGCACGCGCTACGTCATCCTCGCCTCGGGCAGCGGCCGGTGGGAGGACGTCGGCGAGTCCTGGGCAATGGCTCGGGCGTTGGGGGACAAGGGGATTCCCAACCGGGTCGATGACTGGGGTGACCGTTACGACCACGACTGGCCGACCTGGTGGGAGATGCTGCCCCTCTACCTCGACGACCTCGTCCCGTGA
- a CDS encoding acetyl-CoA carboxylase biotin carboxylase subunit family protein: MNIVFVEPGFPANQRRFVLALASVGAHVIGVGEADEYTLDEELRGALRGYYKVGSVTDLRAMTEAVRFIQSKVWVDRLEATVEAHTMVAAQVREATGVPGTSVQTTWLCRDKPSMKQALRDAGVPTAASAAIDHAHEAWAFAEQVGYPLILKPRDGAGAKDTTRVDNDTELAHALTEFGSHGASSIAIEEFVEGHEGFYDTITRDGQVVHDWTTHYYPNVLEAMRHRWISPQFVTTNRMADSSFYAEVAAMGQRVIEALGIPTSATHMEWFHGPKGLRFSEIGCRPPGVGCWDLYSASNDVDVYREWAHVIVHGMPEHQMRRPYSAGIVALRPDADGQIKGYSGIDQIQSRYGQWIIDGHFPPEGHHTQAVEAGYMANAYVRMRHPDYDTLRAMLDDVGQTIHVYAG, from the coding sequence GTGAACATCGTCTTCGTCGAGCCGGGGTTCCCTGCCAACCAGCGCCGTTTCGTGCTCGCGCTCGCCTCGGTGGGTGCCCACGTGATCGGCGTGGGCGAGGCTGACGAGTACACCCTCGACGAGGAGCTCCGCGGCGCCCTGCGGGGTTACTACAAGGTCGGCTCGGTCACCGACCTGCGGGCCATGACCGAGGCCGTGCGATTCATCCAGTCCAAGGTCTGGGTCGACCGGCTCGAGGCGACCGTCGAGGCCCACACCATGGTCGCGGCCCAGGTACGCGAGGCGACGGGGGTGCCGGGCACCTCGGTGCAGACCACCTGGCTGTGCCGCGACAAGCCGTCGATGAAGCAGGCCCTGCGTGACGCGGGCGTGCCCACTGCCGCCTCCGCCGCCATCGACCACGCCCACGAGGCCTGGGCGTTCGCCGAGCAGGTCGGCTACCCGTTGATCCTCAAGCCGCGCGACGGCGCCGGCGCCAAGGACACGACCCGGGTGGACAACGACACCGAGCTCGCCCACGCCCTCACCGAGTTCGGCTCCCACGGGGCGTCGTCCATCGCCATCGAGGAGTTCGTCGAGGGTCACGAGGGCTTCTACGACACCATCACCCGGGACGGCCAGGTGGTCCACGACTGGACGACCCACTACTACCCGAACGTGCTCGAGGCGATGCGACACCGGTGGATCTCGCCGCAGTTCGTGACGACCAACCGGATGGCCGACTCGTCGTTCTACGCCGAGGTGGCCGCGATGGGCCAGCGGGTCATCGAGGCGCTCGGGATCCCGACGAGTGCCACGCACATGGAGTGGTTCCACGGTCCCAAGGGTCTGCGGTTCTCCGAGATCGGGTGCCGCCCGCCGGGGGTCGGCTGCTGGGACCTGTACTCCGCGAGCAACGACGTCGACGTCTACCGCGAGTGGGCCCACGTGATCGTGCACGGCATGCCCGAGCACCAGATGCGCCGCCCGTACTCCGCCGGAATCGTCGCGCTGCGTCCGGATGCCGATGGCCAGATCAAGGGTTACAGCGGCATCGACCAGATCCAGTCCCGCTACGGGCAGTGGATCATCGACGGCCACTTCCCACCCGAGGGCCACCACACCCAGGCGGTCGAGGCCGGCTACATGGCCAATGCCTACGTCCGGATGCGCCACCCCGACTACGACACGCTCCGCGCCATGCTCGACGACGTGGGCCAGACGATCCACGTCTACGCCGGCTGA
- a CDS encoding o-succinylbenzoate synthase, with protein sequence MRVRFRGVEVREAALLHGPVGWGEFSPFLEYQPPEAARWLAAAVESAWLGWPDPVRAEVPVNATVPAVTPDQVPAVLARFDGARTAKVKVAERGQGLEDDVCRVAAVRDAMGPGGRIRVDANGGWSVAEATEALRRLAAYGIEYAEQPCAEVSELRELRLALARLGIDVPVAADESIRKAEDPLRVAREEAADLVVVKVAPLGGVRRALEIVGDCGLPAVVSSALDTSVGMAAGVALAAALPELPYACGLGTVALLGGDVGVPSLLPHAGVLPVGRVDADEALLDQWAATPERHEWWRARVTACHGVLSGNRVDP encoded by the coding sequence ATGCGGGTGCGGTTCCGCGGCGTCGAGGTCCGCGAGGCCGCCCTGCTCCACGGACCAGTGGGCTGGGGCGAGTTCTCGCCGTTCCTCGAGTACCAGCCCCCCGAGGCCGCCCGCTGGCTCGCGGCGGCAGTCGAGTCAGCGTGGCTGGGGTGGCCGGATCCGGTGCGAGCCGAGGTTCCGGTCAACGCGACTGTCCCCGCCGTGACCCCTGACCAGGTCCCTGCGGTGCTCGCCCGCTTCGACGGCGCCAGGACGGCGAAGGTCAAGGTCGCCGAGCGCGGTCAGGGCCTCGAGGACGACGTATGCCGCGTGGCCGCGGTGCGCGACGCGATGGGACCGGGTGGCCGCATTCGGGTCGACGCCAACGGCGGGTGGTCGGTGGCCGAGGCGACGGAGGCGCTGCGCCGGCTCGCGGCATACGGCATCGAGTATGCCGAACAGCCCTGTGCCGAGGTGAGTGAGCTGCGCGAGCTGCGGCTGGCACTGGCCAGGCTGGGGATCGACGTGCCGGTGGCGGCCGACGAGTCGATCCGCAAGGCCGAGGACCCGCTGCGGGTGGCGCGCGAGGAAGCCGCCGACCTGGTCGTCGTCAAGGTCGCCCCGCTCGGTGGGGTCCGGCGGGCTCTCGAGATCGTCGGTGACTGTGGCCTACCAGCCGTGGTCTCCTCCGCCCTCGACACGTCCGTCGGCATGGCGGCCGGGGTGGCCCTGGCGGCTGCCCTGCCCGAGCTGCCGTACGCCTGCGGCCTCGGCACCGTCGCGCTGCTCGGCGGTGACGTGGGGGTACCGTCGCTGCTGCCGCACGCAGGGGTGCTGCCCGTGGGCCGAGTCGACGCGGACGAGGCGCTCCTTGACCAGTGGGCGGCCACGCCAGAGCGGCACGAGTGGTGGCGAGCCAGGGTCACGGCATGCCACGGGGTGCTCTCCGGCAATAGAGTCGACCCGTGA
- a CDS encoding TMEM175 family protein yields the protein MSTSRLEAFSDGVLAIIITIMVLELKVPDQPTLAALANSYIGFLTYLLSFIYIGIYWTNHHHLFQLVRQVDGPVLWSNLHLLFWLSLYPFTTAWLDDMRVALVPTVAYGVNLLGAAIAYYVLQLSVIRLPETGQRVREALGRDLKGKVSPALYLTGIALAYVRPWLALVPFAVVALMWLVPDRRVERYLAATDTSTPSS from the coding sequence ATGTCGACCAGCCGACTCGAAGCGTTCAGCGATGGCGTGCTCGCCATCATCATCACCATCATGGTCCTCGAGCTGAAGGTGCCCGATCAGCCGACGCTCGCAGCCTTGGCGAACTCCTACATCGGCTTCCTGACCTACCTGCTGAGCTTCATCTACATCGGCATCTACTGGACCAACCACCACCACCTCTTCCAGCTCGTGCGCCAGGTCGACGGCCCGGTCCTGTGGTCGAACCTCCACCTGCTGTTCTGGCTGTCGCTGTACCCGTTCACGACCGCCTGGCTCGACGACATGAGGGTGGCCCTGGTCCCCACCGTGGCGTACGGGGTCAACCTGCTCGGCGCGGCGATCGCGTACTACGTGCTCCAGCTGAGCGTGATCCGCCTGCCCGAGACCGGCCAGCGGGTTCGCGAGGCGCTGGGCCGCGACCTCAAGGGAAAGGTGTCGCCGGCGCTGTACCTGACCGGCATCGCGCTCGCCTACGTCCGGCCGTGGCTCGCGCTCGTGCCGTTCGCGGTCGTGGCCCTGATGTGGCTGGTACCCGACCGCCGCGTGGAGCGCTACCTCGCGGCGACCGACACGAGCACCCCGAGCAGCTAG
- a CDS encoding alpha/beta hydrolase-fold protein — protein sequence MNDRRLAVNRLRERLPVDGAALDRFLGRHGAPIIEGERATFLFRGDADEVRVRHRVVGLPDPLPMKRLPETDLWVATTALPAGSRVEYQLETRRGEHYERFNDPLNPRVAHSPMGSSSVCAATGYEVPDWVNHDPEARPGELVEDTLHSKALRREQPVKLYLPARYNPALRYPLLVVHDGTDYLDYAAMKTVLDNLIHRLDVAPLVAAFVPPRDRLREYPNHAPHARFIARELVPTLAQRLPLVDAPEARCLMGSSFGGIASLSTAVRYPGLFGSLFLQSASLVFTDIGTDHGGGPAFDPVVKFVNRYRAKPTRPVERIFMSCGTYEPLITPNRSMVPVFRGAGITVNYVEARDGHNWEDWRDRLREGLSWLFPGPQKFVYE from the coding sequence ATGAACGACCGCAGGCTCGCCGTCAACCGACTGCGCGAGCGCCTCCCGGTCGACGGTGCTGCGCTGGACAGGTTCCTCGGCCGACATGGCGCGCCCATCATCGAGGGCGAGCGGGCGACGTTCCTCTTCCGCGGCGATGCGGACGAGGTACGCGTACGTCACCGCGTCGTGGGACTGCCCGACCCGCTGCCGATGAAGCGGCTTCCCGAGACCGACCTCTGGGTGGCGACGACCGCGCTCCCGGCCGGCTCGAGGGTCGAGTACCAGCTCGAGACCCGCCGTGGCGAGCACTACGAGCGGTTCAACGATCCGCTCAACCCGCGCGTCGCGCACTCGCCGATGGGGTCGAGCTCGGTCTGTGCGGCGACGGGCTACGAGGTGCCGGACTGGGTCAACCACGATCCCGAGGCCCGGCCCGGAGAGCTCGTCGAGGACACCTTGCACTCCAAGGCGCTGCGGCGCGAGCAGCCCGTGAAGCTGTACCTGCCCGCGCGGTACAACCCCGCCCTTCGCTACCCCCTCCTGGTCGTTCACGACGGGACGGACTACCTGGACTACGCCGCGATGAAGACCGTGCTCGACAACCTCATCCACCGCCTCGACGTGGCCCCCCTGGTGGCCGCGTTCGTGCCCCCGCGCGACCGACTTCGCGAGTACCCCAACCATGCGCCGCACGCGAGGTTCATCGCGCGTGAGCTCGTCCCCACCCTGGCGCAGCGGCTGCCCCTGGTCGACGCACCCGAGGCCCGGTGCCTCATGGGGTCGAGCTTCGGCGGCATCGCATCCCTGTCGACCGCGGTGCGCTACCCGGGACTCTTCGGCTCGCTGTTCCTCCAGTCCGCGTCGCTGGTGTTCACCGACATCGGGACGGACCACGGGGGAGGGCCGGCGTTCGACCCCGTGGTGAAGTTCGTCAACCGCTACCGCGCCAAGCCGACGCGGCCGGTCGAGCGGATCTTCATGAGCTGTGGCACCTACGAGCCGCTCATCACCCCCAACCGGTCGATGGTCCCGGTGTTCCGTGGAGCGGGCATCACCGTCAACTACGTCGAGGCGCGTGACGGGCACAACTGGGAGGACTGGCGCGACCGCCTCCGTGAGGGGCTGTCCTGGCTGTTCCCCGGGCCGCAGAAGTTCGTCTACGAGTAG